A window of Brachybacterium fresconis contains these coding sequences:
- a CDS encoding transcriptional regulator: MTHPSTPELLVLHAVRLMGFADSDAVAERAGTSHVEALRVLSEAEREGWVQHAAFADLEGWSLTDSGKTENERQLATERADADPAGVVAAVYREFLPLNARLLRAVTDWQIKPIGADQLAPNDHADRAWDGRVLDELTALGRKLAPLGERLAAVLARFCGYAERYETALHKARRGELDWIDRTEVDSCHRVWFQLHEDLVATLGIDRRNEA; the protein is encoded by the coding sequence ATGACGCATCCGTCCACGCCGGAACTGCTCGTGCTGCACGCCGTGCGCCTCATGGGATTCGCCGACAGTGACGCCGTCGCCGAGCGTGCGGGAACGAGCCACGTCGAGGCGCTGCGCGTGTTGAGTGAGGCGGAGCGTGAGGGGTGGGTGCAGCACGCCGCGTTCGCCGACCTCGAAGGCTGGTCACTCACCGACTCGGGCAAGACGGAGAACGAGCGCCAACTCGCAACAGAACGCGCGGACGCCGACCCCGCTGGCGTGGTGGCGGCTGTCTACCGCGAGTTCCTTCCGCTCAACGCCCGCCTACTCCGAGCCGTCACCGACTGGCAGATCAAGCCCATCGGAGCAGACCAGCTGGCCCCGAACGACCATGCCGACCGCGCATGGGATGGACGCGTTCTCGATGAACTCACGGCACTCGGCAGGAAACTTGCACCCTTGGGCGAGCGCCTCGCTGCCGTTCTCGCGAGATTCTGCGGCTACGCGGAACGGTACGAGACTGCCCTGCACAAGGCCAGGCGCGGGGAGCTCGATTGGATCGACCGGACCGAAGTGGACTCCTGCCACCGAGTCTGGTTCCAACTCCACGAAGACCTCGTCGCAACACTCGGCATCGACCGTAGGAACGAAGCATAG
- a CDS encoding sensor histidine kinase: MEPFTAPATRERLRTVWQERPWIADIVLAALVGVLGAISRPTLSFATPEQVAYSFVVFGCSIALIFRRLRPRLALAVVGVLLFVHLVVVQELTVFAGAVCLIGAYTTQTRLLPPWRWGYAAVIYVGAGVAVLTVPTPAPGTDWKVRLVISAAAAALITVAVLAGIVRRNRKARYEDALERAAALEARQAVERRLAAVEERTRIAREMHDVLGHSLNTIAIQAEGVRYVVRTDPQRTDQVLADIGRLSRTAVDDVRDLISVLATDDEGKAPVRPTPTLRDVRELISDLQYTRAAIRLHVEGDLTSIPDQVGLAGYRIVQESLTNALKYADGAAVSVRILVHDDSVELTVLNAASGERRTRPRGVSHHGIIGMQERARALGGTLTAGPDPNTGGWVVAASLPWRQS, translated from the coding sequence CAGCCGGCCGACGCTGTCGTTCGCCACGCCTGAGCAGGTCGCCTACAGCTTCGTCGTGTTCGGCTGCTCGATCGCTCTGATCTTCCGCCGCCTGCGCCCGCGGCTCGCCCTCGCTGTCGTCGGGGTTCTGCTCTTCGTGCATCTCGTAGTGGTGCAGGAGCTGACGGTGTTCGCCGGTGCGGTGTGTCTGATCGGCGCGTACACCACGCAGACGCGACTGCTCCCGCCGTGGCGGTGGGGATACGCCGCTGTCATCTACGTGGGTGCCGGCGTGGCGGTACTCACCGTGCCGACTCCCGCTCCGGGTACCGACTGGAAGGTCAGGCTGGTGATCTCCGCTGCCGCAGCGGCTCTGATCACGGTCGCCGTCCTGGCTGGCATCGTCCGGCGGAACCGGAAAGCACGCTACGAGGACGCGCTCGAACGTGCCGCTGCCCTCGAAGCCCGGCAAGCGGTGGAGCGGCGGCTCGCTGCTGTCGAGGAGCGCACCCGCATCGCTCGCGAGATGCACGACGTGCTCGGCCACTCGCTGAACACCATCGCGATCCAGGCCGAAGGCGTCCGCTACGTCGTCCGTACCGACCCACAGCGCACCGATCAAGTCCTTGCCGACATCGGGCGCTTGAGCCGCACCGCTGTAGATGACGTGCGCGATCTCATCAGCGTGCTCGCCACCGACGACGAGGGTAAGGCTCCCGTGCGACCGACGCCCACTCTTCGCGATGTTCGCGAGCTCATCAGCGACTTGCAGTACACGAGAGCGGCGATCCGGCTGCATGTCGAAGGCGACCTCACCTCTATCCCCGATCAGGTCGGACTGGCCGGGTACCGGATCGTCCAGGAGAGCCTGACGAACGCTTTGAAGTATGCCGACGGTGCAGCAGTGAGTGTCCGTATCCTCGTACACGATGATTCGGTCGAGCTGACCGTGCTGAACGCCGCATCCGGTGAACGGCGCACCAGACCGCGCGGCGTCTCGCACCACGGGATCATCGGAATGCAGGAGCGTGCACGCGCCCTCGGGGGCACGCTCACCGCCGGCCCCGATCCGAACACCGGCGGATGGGTCGTGGCCGCGAGCCTGCCGTGGAGGCAGTCATGA
- a CDS encoding DNA-binding protein has protein sequence MERKHDVEQLSSADHESTRREREAQGRLLDKGADQLEPRPWQQAAAPPSAVDLTQYALWRSSELTPDELLSALSLLPAARAEVESVEIGLLFAARNEGLTWAQIAQAMGFRSPQACQQYVNRLSARQDRRA, from the coding sequence ATGGAACGCAAGCACGACGTCGAGCAACTCAGCAGTGCCGACCACGAGTCGACCCGACGTGAGCGCGAGGCCCAGGGCCGACTTCTCGACAAGGGCGCAGACCAGTTGGAACCGCGCCCGTGGCAGCAGGCCGCAGCCCCGCCCTCGGCGGTGGATCTGACGCAGTACGCGCTCTGGCGCTCATCCGAGCTGACCCCAGACGAGCTTTTGAGCGCACTCTCGCTGCTCCCGGCAGCACGCGCCGAGGTCGAGAGCGTGGAGATCGGCCTACTCTTCGCCGCTCGCAACGAGGGGCTCACTTGGGCGCAGATCGCCCAGGCGATGGGGTTCCGATCCCCGCAGGCCTGCCAGCAGTACGTGAACCGGCTCAGCGCCAGGCAGGACAGGCGAGCATGA
- a CDS encoding response regulator yields MITIGLADDEPLFTAGLAMILDAQSDMRVVWQAIDGADAIRRHDHVAPSILLLDIQMPTLDGLAATQRLITAGTASKIIILTTFDTDEYVLTAIESGASGFLVKNTAPDDVVAAIRTVHDGDAVISPGPTRRLFTTFRKRPGGSAADASPTDIRLADELTPRECDILALVARGRTNQEICDELWLTMPTIKTHIGNLRAKTQSRDRVQLALFALRVGIAELT; encoded by the coding sequence ATGATCACCATCGGGCTCGCCGACGACGAACCCTTGTTCACCGCGGGGCTCGCCATGATCCTCGACGCGCAGTCCGACATGCGCGTGGTCTGGCAGGCCATCGACGGGGCCGACGCCATCCGCCGGCACGATCACGTCGCGCCGAGCATCCTGCTCCTCGACATCCAAATGCCCACGCTCGACGGGCTCGCCGCCACCCAGCGACTCATCACGGCCGGGACGGCCAGCAAGATCATCATCTTGACTACCTTCGACACCGACGAATACGTGCTCACCGCGATCGAGTCCGGGGCATCAGGCTTCCTGGTCAAGAACACCGCCCCCGATGACGTCGTCGCCGCGATCCGGACCGTCCACGACGGCGACGCCGTCATCTCACCCGGCCCCACCCGCCGACTCTTCACGACGTTCCGGAAGCGCCCGGGAGGCTCCGCCGCGGACGCCTCACCTACCGACATCCGCCTCGCGGACGAACTCACACCCCGAGAATGCGACATCCTCGCCCTCGTCGCGCGGGGCCGGACCAATCAAGAGATCTGCGACGAACTATGGCTCACCATGCCCACCATCAAGACCCACATCGGCAACCTCCGCGCCAAGACCCAATCCCGCGACCGCGTACAGCTTGCCCTCTTCGCGCTGCGCGTCGGCATCGCCGAACTCACGTAG